The nucleotide sequence AAGGAACCCGGCGCGATCGCCTTCAACGCCGTTCTGCTGGTCCTGGCCGCCCTGGTGGCCTGGGGCCGCTTCGGCCCCTACAGCTTCTGACCCTCCACCGCGCTCCACCACATCCACCGCATCCACCAACCTCCACCGCATCCACCACCCTCCACCGCAAGGAACCACCCCCGATGCTCCTGGACGAAGGCCAGGAGCATCACCGCCCTGGTCCGCACCATCGTGCAGGCCATGGAGGAAGCCCCACGGCCCAGGCCCTCCGCGGCATCACATGCGGGCGATGCCACTGTCCTCGGTGAAGGCAGCGAAGGCATCGAAGGCAAGGTGCCCGGGCAGTGTGGCGGGTGGTGAGGCGGTGGGTGGGGGTAGGTGTCCGGGGTGGTCGGGGCGAGGCGGGGCAGGGTAGGTCGGGGGCGGTGATCGCGGGGATGTCGTTGGGGTGGGCAACAAATCGTTTTTCTGGGCTCGGGCGTCGGGCCTAGCATGCCGCCGTTGCCTCGGATGTCGTTCGGTATTTCGGACGGGTTCGGATGTGCTCGAACGAGCTGGTGTGAGGGGATGTGACGCCGTTGTCTGCGGTGATCGAGGCGCGCGGACTGTCCAAGGTGTTCCAGACGACCGTACGGCGGCCCGGCTTCGTGGGCGCGCTCACCTCGCTCGTCAGCCCGCGGCGCGTGGCCAAGGTCGCGGTGCAGGACGTCGAATTCAGTGTGGGCAAGGGGGAGTTACTCGCCCTGCTCGGTCCCAACGGGGCCGGGAAGTCCACCACCATCAAGATGCTCACCGGCATTCTGACGCCCACCTCCGGCGAGGCACTCGTCGCCGGGGTCGTTCCGCACCGGGACCGGGAGCGCAACGCCCACAACATCGGAGCCGTGTTCGGGCAGCGGACGCAGTTGTGGTGGGATCTGCCCGCCCGGGAGTCGTTCGAGATCCTGCGGGACATCTACGGGGTGCCCGAGTCGCAATTCCGGCACCGTATAGAGGAGTTCGACGGGTTGCTCGAACTCTCCGAGTTCTGGGACACCCGTGTCCGGCATCTGTCGCTCGGGCAGCGGGTGCGCTGCGATCTCGCGGCCTCGCTGCTGCACGACCCGCCCGTCGTCTTCCTGGACGAGCCCACCATCGGCATGGACGTGGTGGTGAAGGAGCAGGTACGGCGGTTCCTGCGGCACCAGGTCGAGGAGCGCGACCGTACCGTCCTGCTCACCACGCACGACATGACCGAGGTGGAACGGCTCGCCGAACGCGTCGTGCTGATCAACCACGGCCGGATCGTCCTCGACGGCTCGCTCCAGGAGATCCGGCGGCGCTTCGGCGGCACCTGGCAGGTCCGGGCCACACTCGCCGACCCGGCCGACGTCGAGGCGGTCGAGGAGATCGAGCGCGGTGAGAGGGCGGGAGCGCCGGGAGTCACTGGAGCGACGGGAGTCCCTGCGCCGCTGCCCGGGTTCGCCGGTATCGGTGTGCTGCGGCGCGAAGGGCCACAGGTCGTGTTCGGGCCGGTCGGCGAGGACGCGCCCAGCGTGCACGAGGCGCTCAAGGTGATCATCGGACGGTTCCGGGTCGCCGACCTGGCGCTGGAGGAGAACGACCTCGAGGACGTCATGCGCGCGGCCTACCTCAGCGACGTACCACCGATCGACCCACCGGCCCAGGAGCCGGACACGGCGGCCGCCGCATCCGCATCCGCCCCTGCCTCCGCCTCCGCCTCCCAGGGCGGCTGAGCCATGGCCGCCGCTTCCGTCCTCTCCCGTGCACGCCGCGTCTCCTGGATCACCCCCCGGGGCGAGCTGCTCACCCCGCCCCGGATGACCGCCACCGCCGTACGGCTGTTCGTCCAGGTGTGCCTGGTCGTCTACCTCTGGCGCGGCCTGTACGCGCACACCGACTCCAGTTCCGGGCTGAACGAGACCCAGGCCGTCGGCTACGCCGTACTCGCCGTGCTCGCGAACCGCATCCGCGGCCTCGACCGGCGCGCGGGCCGTGACACGGTGATCCAGCATCTGCACTTCGGGACGATCGTCTACTGGTACCTGCGGCCGATGAAGCCCCAGCGCTACTACGCGCTGCGCGCCCTCGGCGACCAGCTGTACGGCTTCGGCTGGGTGCTCGCCGGATACGTGCTGTCGCTCGCCGTCGGAATCGTCGCCCCGCCCGCCTCCGCCTCGGTGGCCGGGGCCTTCGCGCTGAGCATGCTGCTCGGCCAACTGGTCCTGTACTACGTGATGATGCTGGTCGACCTGCTGTGCTTCTGGACGCTGCGCAACGAGGCGGCGCTGATGATCCTCGTCTTCGCGCAGAACCTGCTCTCCGGTGTGTACGCCCCGCTCTGGTACTTCCCGGACTGGTTCATCACGCTCAGCGCGTTCCTGCCGTTCCAGGCGACCCTCGGTGTGCCGCTCTCCATCTACGTCGGGCGGATCGGCCTCGGCGACGCCGGCGGGCAGATGGCGATCCAGGCCGTCTGGATCGTGCTGCTCGCGCTGCTCACCCGCCGGCTCTGGGACCGGGCCGGCCGACGCGTCGTGGCCCAGGGAGGATGACCATGACGACCGCACCGAACCCAGCACCGGCACCAGGATCCGTCCCTGCCCCATCCCCATCCCCACCCGCCACCGAACCGTCCCGTCCGCCGCATGGCACCGCGCACGCCTGGCGCGTCGTCTGGCGGATCACCAAGCTCAACTTCAAGGCCCGGCTGGAGTACCGGGGCGAGTTCCTGATGGGGGTCGCCGTGGGGGCGATCTGGCAGGTCTCCATCGTCGTCTTCGCCTCGGTGCTGCTCACCCGGTTCCCCGGACTCGGCGGCTGGTCCAGCTCCGACGTGCTGCTCATCGCCAGCATGCGCATGCTGGCCCACGGGCTGTACGTGCTGTTCCTCGGCCGCGTCCAGTACATGAACAACCTCGTCCAGGAGGGGATCGTCGAGCCCTGCCTGATCCGCCCGATGCCGGTCTACCGGCAGATCCAGCTGACCTTCTTCCCGGTCAACGCCATCGGCGACCTGGTCGTCGCGGCCGGTCTGTTCGTCGCCGCCCTGCAGCGCAGCTCCCTCGACTGGACGGCGGGCCGGATCGCGTACGTGCTGGCGGGTGTGCTCGGCGGCATGCTGGTCGAGGCGGCGCTCTTCACGGCCCTGGCCGCCGCCGCGTTCCACTTCCCCGCCACGTCGTACTGGAGCCAGTGGCTGGAGGAGCTGATGGGGACCTTCGGCAGCTACCCCCTCAGCATCCTCCCGAAGGCCGCGTCCGCCGCGTTCACCTTCGTCGTACCGCTCGCCTTCATCGCGTACTTCCCGGCCGGGGTACTGACCGGCCACGGCGACGCGATGGGCGTGCCGGAGGCGCTCGCCGTGGCCTCACCCTTCATCGGCCTCACCGCCTTCGTCCTGTCGCGGCTGCTGTGGAACTGGAGCCTGAGCAAGTACACGGGCGTCAACGGGTAAGCGGAGAGGGAGAGTTGGAGGCGCGGTGGCGCCGAAGCCGTACCGGGGTGGCCGGTGTCACCTCAGCCGCGTCTCCAACCCGTCCAGCACCCGGTCGAGCCCGTACCGGAAGCCTTCCTCCCGGGCGGCCCGCGGATCCGCCCCGCGCTGTTCGGCGTAGCCCTCGCGCAGCAGCGGGTAGTCCTGGGCGGCCTTCTCGGCGGCCGGCCACAGCCGTTCGACCATGGTCCGCTCGTCCTGACCGCTGCGGGCGAGGACGTTGAGCCAGGCGGCCTCGCTGGTGGCCATGCCGGTGACGTACGCGACGAGCGTCGAGAGCGCCCGGTCGGTCTCGTCGGCCGGGAACCCGGCGGTGGTCAGCAGCTTCAGCATGGCCTCGGAGATCCGCATCCAGTTCGGGCCGAGGTAGGACATGCCCAGCTCGCCGAGCACGGAGGCCAGCCATGGGTGGCGCAGGATCGTGGCGCGCAGGCTGTGGGCGCAACTGGCCATGTCGGCACGCCAGTTCGCCTGGCCGGAGGCGGCCGGGGCCTCGATCTCGCCGTAGATCTCGTCGACGGCCAGTTCCAGCAGCTCCTCCTTGTTGGCGACATGGCGGTACAGCGAGGTCGCGCCGGCGCCCAGTCTGCCGCCGAGCTTGCGCATGCTCAGCGCGTCGATGCCCTCCTCGTCGAGCAGCCGCAGCGCCTCGGCCACGATGTGCTCCCGGCTCAGCGCGGGCTGCTCCCGCCCGGTCCGGGGCCGCGTCCACACGGACTGAAACCCCTCCTGCTGCTGCTTCCTGACCGGCTTCTCGGGTGCCATGGGGGAGTCTCTCCTCTGCCTGCGTACGGCTGACGCGCCCAGCGTACGGTGTTCGCATCGCAGGCCGGGCCACGCGCTTCCGGTCGGGGCCACGCGCTTCCGGTTGGGCCACGTGCTTCGGGTCGGGCCGCGCGCTTCGGGTTGGGCCCGCGTGCTTCCGTGGGGTCTACGCGCGCTTCCGGTTGGGCCGCATGCTTCCGTCGGGTCCACGCCCGCTTCCGTCGGGCTCACGGTCGCTTTCGGTCGACTCGCAATCGCTTGGGCCCGGCTCGCCAGGTCGCGTCGGCCCCGACTCACCAGGACGCTTCCGGCCCGGCTCACCAGCCCGCTTCCGGTCGGGCCCCGCTCAGACTTCCGGCACCCGGCGGAACATCCCCCCCACCGCCAGCTCCCCCTCGATCCGCCCCACCGCGTCCCGCAGTTCGGGCAGCACCTCCGCCACGCATTCCTCGACCGACCGCCGGCTGCTGTGCATGGCGACATTCACGGCGGCCACGACCCGCCCGCCCCGCTCCCGCACCGGCACGGCGATGGACCGCAGGCCCTCCTCCAACTCCCCGTCGACGAGGGCGTACCCGGCACTCCGCACGCGCTCCAGGACGGCCAGCAGTTCCCGCCGGTCGGTGACCGTGTGCGGGGTCAGCCGGACGAGACGCTCCGGGAGGGAGACCTCCGGGAGCAGGTCGGCGAGCATGACGCGGCCGAGCGAGGTCGGGTACGCCGGCAGTCGCGTGCCGAGGGTGATGTTGACGCTCATGATGCGGCTCGTGGCGACCCGAGCCGTGTACTGCACCTCGTCCCCGCCCCCGGTGAGGATCGCGAGAGAGGCCGAGTCGTGGACCCGCGCGGATAGTTCGGCCAGATGCGGCGCGGCGATCCGGGGGAGGGGCAGCATCGACAGGGGCGGGAAGCCCAGGCCCAGCACCCGGGGCGTGAGGCGGAAGACACGGTCGTACGACTCGACGTACCCGAGGTGTTCGAGGGTGATCAGCGCGCGCCGGGCTGTCGCC is from Streptomyces sp. NBC_01314 and encodes:
- a CDS encoding ABC transporter permease; this encodes MAAASVLSRARRVSWITPRGELLTPPRMTATAVRLFVQVCLVVYLWRGLYAHTDSSSGLNETQAVGYAVLAVLANRIRGLDRRAGRDTVIQHLHFGTIVYWYLRPMKPQRYYALRALGDQLYGFGWVLAGYVLSLAVGIVAPPASASVAGAFALSMLLGQLVLYYVMMLVDLLCFWTLRNEAALMILVFAQNLLSGVYAPLWYFPDWFITLSAFLPFQATLGVPLSIYVGRIGLGDAGGQMAIQAVWIVLLALLTRRLWDRAGRRVVAQGG
- a CDS encoding TetR/AcrR family transcriptional regulator, yielding MAPEKPVRKQQQEGFQSVWTRPRTGREQPALSREHIVAEALRLLDEEGIDALSMRKLGGRLGAGATSLYRHVANKEELLELAVDEIYGEIEAPAASGQANWRADMASCAHSLRATILRHPWLASVLGELGMSYLGPNWMRISEAMLKLLTTAGFPADETDRALSTLVAYVTGMATSEAAWLNVLARSGQDERTMVERLWPAAEKAAQDYPLLREGYAEQRGADPRAAREEGFRYGLDRVLDGLETRLR
- a CDS encoding ABC transporter permease translates to MTTAPNPAPAPGSVPAPSPSPPATEPSRPPHGTAHAWRVVWRITKLNFKARLEYRGEFLMGVAVGAIWQVSIVVFASVLLTRFPGLGGWSSSDVLLIASMRMLAHGLYVLFLGRVQYMNNLVQEGIVEPCLIRPMPVYRQIQLTFFPVNAIGDLVVAAGLFVAALQRSSLDWTAGRIAYVLAGVLGGMLVEAALFTALAAAAFHFPATSYWSQWLEELMGTFGSYPLSILPKAASAAFTFVVPLAFIAYFPAGVLTGHGDAMGVPEALAVASPFIGLTAFVLSRLLWNWSLSKYTGVNG
- a CDS encoding ATP-binding cassette domain-containing protein; translated protein: MSAVIEARGLSKVFQTTVRRPGFVGALTSLVSPRRVAKVAVQDVEFSVGKGELLALLGPNGAGKSTTIKMLTGILTPTSGEALVAGVVPHRDRERNAHNIGAVFGQRTQLWWDLPARESFEILRDIYGVPESQFRHRIEEFDGLLELSEFWDTRVRHLSLGQRVRCDLAASLLHDPPVVFLDEPTIGMDVVVKEQVRRFLRHQVEERDRTVLLTTHDMTEVERLAERVVLINHGRIVLDGSLQEIRRRFGGTWQVRATLADPADVEAVEEIERGERAGAPGVTGATGVPAPLPGFAGIGVLRREGPQVVFGPVGEDAPSVHEALKVIIGRFRVADLALEENDLEDVMRAAYLSDVPPIDPPAQEPDTAAAASASAPASASASQGG